aatttcaaatgcTTGGATTAATTCAACAGACAAATACTTCATGTAATTGTTTTCCAGTCTATTCaaaaacctaaaaaatattttctgagCTCCGAAGTCAAGTCACTGTAATATTCCCGAGTGATCTGATTCGGGACTAAGAACATCGAGGATTTTTTATATCATGATCAAGAAtagaacaaagaaaaaaatttcgaaaaatagttcaaaataaaagtacaattaaaaaaaaaatatatttatgtattcacTGACTCACCGGACCGGAGCATATTCAGGCAGACctaaaacatagaaaaaaaaaaaaaaaaatattaaaatataaataaaacaaaaattttttatgaaatgcTGATAACAGAAacattaagtattttatttaccttGGTGACTTGCGGGCCTGAAACATCATCCAGGAACTCCATCATCTCCAATGCAGGTACCACTCACTACACATCACAACACAACACAACACATCACAGCACATACACTTACACTTAACACTAAATGTCACAAACTTTCAacacttattattataactgagaaaaaaaaactaaaaacttttttttaaaactgattatttttaaactcacatttttaaatttacgagaTTTAAGACGCGAACTCCCGAAAACTTTATTCGAATTATCACCCAACCCACACACAGTTATAAGTAACACTCAATATCACCAACTTCAAAAACTTATAAcacaactttaaaaaaaaaaaaaaaaaaaaaaaaaaacttcgaattttttttttaaatcacggACTACTTTGTAATCTCGACACCAAAGTTTTATTCAAAACCGACACTACCAAAAGTTACGACATTTAATACGCTCACTCCCGAAAATGTCCATGAATTATCActttaagatttattttaaataaattttgagctcgaatattcatgcaaaaattttttatcgccgcgaattaatttttgtccCGTTGCACCCGACTTCGAGAGACCGCTCAAAGTAAACCgaacactaaaaatttttgtcggCCATTTTGAATACGTGActcgataatttataaaaattataaataataaatctacaaaaattattaaataaattaattaagctcgaataattaaataaaaaatactaaaaacgtAATAATTGATCACCGAGCAACAGTCGCGTCTGACGACCGTTGCGTCTCCGaacgaaataataaatggCGTCGTCATTTCCAGAGCTTGCGCAGTGAGCGAAGCGCGAGAAAATGGCGCGCAGGTGATAGAAGACGCTTACCGTATGTCCGCTCGCTACTGCATATCGGTTCTAACTAATTCTACGTCACTTTCAATACATTAAAATTGTtctcaacaataattattatttaaatttttactaagataattaaaatatacgcAGCtgatattttaatcattttctgCTAGAATATAACCGACAACAATTTGCTCTCACTGACGTCGCGTCGGAATGAATTTACTTAAATGAATCATACACTAGCGCCACCACTCAACTCTGGCGCTAGTGTAAGattcattcaaataattcactCCCGCTTGGCGTCGGCCATTACCGCTTCTATCGTCGCGTCCGTAACGAGTCCGGATAAACTATCTAATAATTTCtctattaaaaattcgataaatattttaatttagtgaTCTAAATAATCATCATTACGTAATTAGTTAtcggtaataataattttgactcTAAAGTGATCAGTGTTTCATgaattcttattttaaaaaactatttaatctttttcttttgcTCCCCGTTCTTACTTTTAATATCACTCCCCCCACCTTAACATCcgagtttaaattttcatgatgAGCGTGAGTGTAGCAGGtatgaaacaatttttatatttaaaataaaataattaattaattaaaacaattaaactgaaaaaatgcTGGTACTGATTgttctaatatttaaatttcgcatttcttaatttttattccaattacattttttttatttatgaaaaaattgaaaaattgctaATTGTCAGCTGCATTCACTCTCAGAAAaggtttatatataatgaagtGTATCAAATGTTCTAAATAATTGAGTGTGTCGtgttttaagaaataaagtGTATCaagtgttttaaaaaattaaatgaaatgaaaatgagtacgaatgtagcagacaaatcagataatttttaaattataaataaacagagtaaataatttaaaaaatataattgatgaaaaatgcaattattaattttaaaattttctaaatgcctattttttaaaaattttattttaattaattatttactctatttattcataatttaaaatttgtctgatgtcaaCTACATTTACTCTCATAAAAGTGTTCTAAGTAATTAAGTGTAtcaagtgttaaaaaaattaagtgaaatGAAAACCAACTCCAGCACATCATAATGaaggtaaaattttaaaaataaattttattatttttattgtctaagcccataaaattaatattttatacagaaaaaactaaaaattatctaaatataatatataatttatttaccactataaacttacatataaatactggtaaatcttaattaaatttacttataaaataataatattaataatagaaataataataataatctacaCGATTGACTGCGTTCATTCTTTTCGGGCAAGTTATCGTGGGATATGTTATcttggataaaaatattaaacataataattaatatattgattGCACACgatcaataaattgattaataaatatatcatcgtacagatattttaattaattattaattttaataaaaatatttaatttataataactataaatttatggatacaaatctaataattaaattgccTCAAGAATTGAGCTATTGATTGATTAATCTATCACAAGTAGATTAATagaattgataataataacaactaaaTACAAGCACCAGCCAATTTTTGTTTACTACTTAAACAACAAATACTGTCAGTTATTTCGCATTCcatatttatacaataaatcaattaatagtttgtcttaataacaaataaaatatggctcgtggtaaaaaaaagtttaagactTGAGAGTCTTAagacttttaataaataattatggcATCGAGACCTCAATTATCAGGTCTGGCCTTAatttatctaataaaatatagtaataattaataatatcaataatatttatatatatacaattgattaataacaaataatccAAGTATTGGCGACAGTGTGatatcacaaataaatattatgatgaCTGtgctcaaattaataaaacaaaatatataaataataataatatttacatcaaACTAAAAGACTGACTCAAGTTCGGTCGCTAAAATTTCGTGTTATTCTGAGTATAAAATCGAGTagtcgataaatttaaattaaacataaacTTCGCCGCGATTATCATCAGGCAAATTCTGTCTCGTGACATTATTAGCagctaaaatatttgaattggtACTAGCAGGCGAGCTGATGCGTCGATGAGGCTCGTGGATCCGAGTCCTCGTGAGATCTCTTCCAACACTTCCTGTCCTCTGTCTCCCGTCTAAATTAAGCGAATTTAATCCTCCTATAACTGGATTTACGTGTTTGTTGATGGCCGGCACACCGGGCGAGTGAGGTAACGAGTTGCTGCGATCATCTCGTAGCATATTAGCTGGAGGACAGGGTAGTGAAGTTGATCTTCTTCCTCGAGCGTCTAAATTGCTCtgctttttttgaatttccgaCACAGGATTCATGATGTAGCCACTCAGTTTTTCTGGACTCATCAGAATAGCCGATCGCTCATTGTAAGAGTCGAATGTCGGGGTGCTTCCATGGCTACCACCGATTGGACTCTGACGCTCGCCGATCATCGGAGTCGAGCGGTCACTTTCCTCAGCTTGTTCAACTTGTTCATTTTGTTGCTCGACGGTAGTCGCTGTGCTCTCTGAATTAATGCTACTTCCGGCAATAGAACCTTCTTCCTCACTGCTGTTAACTTCTGTCAGTGTCGCCTCGTTGGAATTTGTCTGGACGTTATTTATCCGCGGCATTGGTGATGATGCGGTGGTTACGATCCCCAATTGAGTTAATTGACTCATTGTGACAGGTGTCAGTGTCACTGGAGTCACTATTCCAGCCGAAGTCAGTGTCGGTGATAAGACAGCTTGAGCTAGTGCAGCAGTCCCACCTTTTCCCGAAGCTTGGTTGTTGGCTTCCGCTTCAGCAATTGGTGATAAAACAACGTGGACAACTGTCGGAACATCAGATGAAAGAGTTCCATTTGCTGGGATAACTCCCACAACTCCAGCTCCGATATTTGCTGTATTACTGGCAGCTAGTGCCAGTCTTTGTTCACGATCTACTACTTCCTTTGTTACGTCTGGTGTTGGGATTCTCGGTCGATTCTTTAAAGATACTGGGACTGTATTTAACTTTGTCATGGtacctaaaattaaaaaattacaattagcagaagattaattataaataaaaaataataaaaattaccttgaCGACTCATACGTTGGCTACGAATGCTCTTCCTTCCTACCATACGATCATAAAACGATGGTTTGTTGTtagaatttgaattattctgAGGTAAAACTCCATTTTCTGGACTACTGTACACACTATTGTGTCGATTCCGCGTAAAAAAACCTCCATTACTGCTGTAAGTTGTTGAAGAACTTCTTACAGAGCCCATTCGAATAATCTGACGTTGGAGCCAATTTTTTCTGCGCTCAACCAGAGGCGTATCTACACTCTCCTACACATGAatatgtattattaataatacgtaatgtttattattcattGCCGGTTATCATAAATGCCCGAGACTTACATAATCGGCATACACGTCATCCTGATGAACTTTTCTGTGTTGATTGACGCTGTGCATCTGTGATCCCAGCATGACATTAGCGTACAAGGCATCGCTTTCTTTAATTTTGTAGTGCTCTGCCGAGCCTTTGGGTTCTTCACGACGATATTGTTCACTTGCAACAGTATATGGCAAATCTTTCGGCACCACTTCGTCCCAGTATTGGTCTTTCAGGAGCTCTGGATGCTCTTCATGCATTTCATCGACAATCATATAACTAGCCTGtaaaacaatataatttattatgtaacCGGTCtacataaatatcaataattaaaataacataccTTAATATGACGGTCAATGAGCCAGTTAAGTTCAATATCATCGTCATCTTCTCCAAACGGATTTATCAATACCTCAGCAACCTTAAGCCAGCCGACGTAGAAGCAAAACTACGGAtatgaataaaagataaataactaaaattccttttgataattaattcaattcagTAAACATATACATGACCATTGAATCGTTGAACTATTTCATAAACTCTCAATTCAATTATGCAATTATCTCAgtcattcatttattattattttttttttatttcattgtatCAAACAATCAACGTGACCTTTTAAgcttgacatttaaatttcttgCACATGAatctgaattattattttcatttttttttttaaattatattttacctGAAGTGTCGTAAATACTGGAAAATACATGTCTGGCTCTTCATATTTTCCTGCTCCCGCAGAATGAACGACAAACTGGCGACCCAGTAGCGCTGAGAAAAAATACGCGTACAAGGACAATGTTACCACctgtaaaataaacaaacatataaatatatatttgttgtttacaaatttaatGTTTGCTCAAGGATTAAGGATACAAGTTTCGATTTCATTAACTTCCGGGATcgatattttaaatggaaactCGATTCCTCGGGTATTTACCGAACAATAGAAGGATATCACAACCGGTCACGATTCCCCCGAGTCCACCCACgtgtacaatatttttttattatcattattattattatattatttatttaaacataaacTTTCTCCTCAAGTTAGTTAACTCgtttatcttaaaatatttacacatatccacaataacaaaataatcgTATGAGtaatggtaaattatttatctaagattattttaaatacgtCAATGGTAGATGTTTGTATCAACaggcaaatattttttatatatatttatacagagACAATGCACTGTACActttgtttcttttatttgcgTGTCGCGTGATATCGTTAATGTTCAATAAACtgtcaatttaatattctcgactaaaaaaaaagtaccgtCAAAATATGAGCAATAAATAAAcgatcttaaaataaataaaaaattcaatgattaAGATGGCCTTCTGCtggtgaattattttattattattatcattattattattttaaatattggataaaataaagttactgtataaataactaaataacaaCCAACAATGACAACAGAAGCCGTGTAACGTTAAAAGATACACGTGTTTATTTGGTCACGTACCAGCAGCACTCGAATTATATGCCGTCTCTTCGGCGCCTCTGAAAATAATACCACGACCCGGCTATTACATTAGGTTGGTTAGCTGATGAACAATTTGCGTTGCACAATACACGCGCACTCCACCTCCCCTTTTGCTTCTTCTTCGTCTTTAGCTTTAGCTTTAGCTTAAGGTTTTCATATTCTTATTCGTGTAGTATAATTGTACACAAGATTTGTTACTTTTCCGGGAgaatcaaaagaaaataataattatgatgacgatgataatgataaatatatatatttagctaTCCAACAATCgagcaatttttatttattaactgaaAATAGCTGCGGTAAAATGCGCGGAAAAAccttgagaaaaattttaataagtttattatatgttaataattatcaaaatatatgtacacgCCTGAAGTTGATGAACGGAAGTACGTGTCACCATGCAGGTAAAAGAGTATAAAGTTGAAACAAGACTGATTAACTGTTTTTATAATACCTCCTTATTACAATACGCAATATATTACAATGCAATGATGTTATATTAGTAAATACGTACATATCATTAGGTAGATCATGAACTATCTGAACAATGAGCAGTAGATGCTTAGAAACAattgagtttattttattaatatttaaataatattgataatgcGGAATAGAAACtgcgtatttttaaatttacgatatATTCAAAGGGAAAAATGTTGTgtggaaaaaaacaaaattatgtgTGATTATTTATGCACGAAAAATAGTTGTAATCAACCGATAAAGATGGTCTAATCTTAGTTGCAGTGAAGAAACgccaattatttatgaatcaCGTAACTAAATGACTCTTTACCAATGCGAGGaattgtggaaaaaaaaaattaaaaaatgcatttatGTTTGTGCAAGAAGTAAATATGTGAAGACACGCGGAGCCTTGATTTATGGATGAGATGAGATTCTGTTAGCGAGTTATAAGTTACAAGTGCATAGGTAACTCACCTGAGTGTAAACTAAAGGTACGCAGACAGTGTCGTAACCAATGAGAGCACCAAGACGTTTCCTGATGTCACTCAGCTCTACCAAGAGTGTCTGGACAACGTGATCACTCGTTATTAAATCCTCTTTCCTCGCACGATTTATTATGTTGGTTGCCCAGACCAAGGGCATCCAGTACTTGGACATTACtgcttttttattcatcatctcaaatatttttttctccgacTCCATCATCAGACCTGGAAcacaattgaatttttttacttgctgtaaataataacttacttcgcatttttatttgttcatgggtgataaaaatttattttaaaaaaacaacaacaaaagtTAATGATTTCCGTAAACGATACTGATCATTGATGCGTTCATGGATCCGTTATTCCTGGATTTACTTAACGACAGGTCAACGCTTCCTCTATACTCAATTCTCATTCTTTCGttcaatatctatatatacatgtgtgtTATCGCTTACATCTCTTCCTGTTTTACATTTTGAACAGTAACCGCAGACGCTAATTTTCATGTGCTCATTTTCCCGTTTACCAGGGTACCAGCATCATCTTTACactcttaattattattattatcatgatGCCTGTCGTTTAATTAAACCCTTGacggtattttttattgcagcCCAATATTGAATGTGGGTTGCCTGTAAGAAAGTACAGAGCTAAATGTAAGTAGCGAAGGAGGATAACAAGAGTTCAAGAAACCCGGTGGTCCTTGTCGAGTGTGCAAGGTCGTcgtgaaagtaaaaaataagtttcagCTCAAAGCTGATTCTTTCTTTGTATCTTTCTTTCGGTACAAAATTTATCCCGACTCCctttctttgatattttttttatttatttaatttttaaattcttttatttgtcGTCTGaagacgaaaaataaaaaatataaataagaatgGAAACCAGTCTCCTCGATGGTGCACCGCACGAATTCTTAACTGTTCAAATGTATGCTAATTTTATTGTGcatgtataaaatttacctTTAATCagtcagaaaattaaatagatatttatatttattattaattattattattcttgagATGAAGtcgttaaatttaatgaaataattatgctacggtttaaataaaaatctttgaggaacaaattgtttgtaataaaaagtaaaaacagcTGAGGAATTGGCGCCAGTGAAAACTCGCGATGATTTTGATTAGGAAATATCACCGCGTAATTAGAAGTCCGTAAAACAATTGAATTGAATCAATTCGATTCGCGCATTCCCGATGTGTTTTGTTTCTCAATTgactgttttatttattttttttttttttccaagtactGCCAaggagaaaattaaaaacttatcaCGAGGGAAATTGAAAGCTATTgtcaaacaataataaaatgacaaaataacaattattggATAACAAATACTACTTGTTTGAGTAATTCTATTTGTTCTATATCCACGTGTTACAATAGATCAATTGCAGCCTAATAGATCTGCGGGATCAGGCCAATGAACTTATCATCGCACTGTCACGGATTAAATTCGcgtttcattaaataaaatcctcaTATCAAGTCAAAGCACACAATCACAGACTGATATTATTCACATACATGCAAACATATATAACATCAGAAATCACAACTTAAGCCTGCAACTCGTTGGTTCTTGGTCTGCTTCGTCGATCGTCTTCGCGTTTAGcattttaaatgagttttcGCTTTTGCGAAACGTCCAAGGGCTTTTTCAAGGCCGGCTGGagttaacgaaaaatttccggtagctaaaattattttagtattaaaatttatcaagtggaacataaattttaattatctaaaaatttatttttgaatttcgatTGAGAATACCAAGAGATTTCGCAGACAATTTATCGGCCGGCCTTTACatgtttgaaataaatgataaaaattatacttttaaagcatttaaaaaatatatttattgaagaacgattaaattaaaaagttttttaatgtcCTCGAGTAATGCCAACGCCTTTATCGACCTTCTTCAAGGCCGTAAGATCATGGGCAATTTTACGCTCTCACTttgcatcatcatcatcaccattatcatcattatcatcatcatttctCTGGAGCattagtttagttttttttcctcatatcaatttattcaaaaataaagtaagaaGTAAAAATGACGATGCTAAAGCCACTCCCGATTAATCTTTCATATTAACCATAAAACGGACGCGATTACTTTCTTGTTCACGCTTGCCATATTCTCAGAGTTTAAATAATCATGGAGAAACTCGCGCCGTCGACAATTTGTGCTAAATATAGAGGTGGGCGCATAAGAAATCTTACTGATGCGCGTGccgattttgatattttttatatataaacttgcGATATTACTATAATCCGACCAAGTGCGCAAGCAAAATTGTATAGTAAATAGTAAAGACTGTGATCCAtcaaagtataaaattattcctgatgtgattgtaaatttgttacagtaaaaataggaataaatttttttctcgcgaACTGACATCCGCCAGTTAGTCGACTTGCTGGCAATAGTTACCTACAGATAATGATGATTAATCAACATCTCAGTAGCTATTATAAGATCATATAAGACCTGATCACTTCTGGAAAACCTCATAAATTCtctgaatacttttaaatcaGCACACTAATGAAACGTGACGacaaattatgatttttaaccGATTATCCAACACATTCTTTAACAAAGCGACGTCAAATTAAAGCTagattatttatgtataattaaaatgtattaaaGAAACGCATAACaaacacaataataattatattgtagttaaaattaatttaaataaaaaaaaatggaaaagaaCGTGTCAAATGGACCGTGAACAGACAGTTTAACAACGGTAATTAGTGTTCCTAGAATAGAACGGAGATTTTACTGTGGTATTAATATATTTCCTTAAGGTAAAAAGGAACTAGAAGAATCGCGCGATAGTCTGGCGCCATAAAGTAAATTATCGATTGCCACTAAGGAGCGTTTAGACTTTAGACTATCAACATATCTACTATGTAGCGTGTCGTGTGTTATGTTAAATTGCATGGGTGAGCTACGTCGGGAgagaagaaatttaatatatatatatatatatttaatgtacgTAAGAAGGTACGTGTACCTGATGATGGCGTATAATTAACGGCAAACTATACACGACAGGGATATAGAGACAGTACAGAGACTTGTAAGTAGTCTTAATACAAGTCTGTGTACTCTGATGGCCactgattttatttagatttttttatccttataATACGTCCGAGTCTTGTAAATAGTCTCTGACTTTACTGCCACTGAATTACAAAAAAGACGACAGAGATAAcgtcagtaaaaaataacagtGTAAGGATAAAACTCATCGTAGtggtgatgatgattatgatgatcGGTACACTTATGCTGTATATATCTGGCGCCGACGGGAAAATTGTCGATCACCCTTTAAGAATTACGACTTGTTGTATTATATCTTGGTCTTTATCTAGTAAATAAAACCGGGAAAAcggtaaaattttatctactgTATAATTATCAATGACTTTAATCTTGAGTCTGCGTGATCAGTcgatggaatttttaaaaaaatagaataacatTCCATCAAAATAGCAATTCAAATGTTTCAAAGCAAAAAACAATccttgaaatattaaaaatgatacaGAGCaggcatttatttaaaatttaa
This genomic window from Microplitis demolitor isolate Queensland-Clemson2020A chromosome 6, iyMicDemo2.1a, whole genome shotgun sequence contains:
- the LOC103573121 gene encoding uncharacterized protein LOC103573121; amino-acid sequence: MTISYASEVPNGSSFGCFWRILRKWRGSVYKLIWRELLVYLFLYYLINLTYRYVLNEEQQRIFEKVRYYFGNSSESIPMSFVLGFYVSLVVKRWWDQYKLLPWPDNLALFISAAIPGNDERGRLMRRNIVRYAVLAYVITLQRISLRVKRRFPTLQHIVDVGLMMESEKKIFEMMNKKAVMSKYWMPLVWATNIINRARKEDLITSDHVVQTLLVELSDIRKRLGALIGYDTVCVPLVYTQVVTLSLYAYFFSALLGRQFVVHSAGAGKYEEPDMYFPVFTTLQFCFYVGWLKVAEVLINPFGEDDDDIELNWLIDRHIKASYMIVDEMHEEHPELLKDQYWDEVVPKDLPYTVASEQYRREEPKGSAEHYKIKESDALYANVMLGSQMHSVNQHRKVHQDDVYADYESVDTPLVERRKNWLQRQIIRMGSVRSSSTTYSSNGGFFTRNRHNSVYSSPENGVLPQNNSNSNNKPSFYDRMVGRKSIRSQRMSRQGTMTKLNTVPVSLKNRPRIPTPDVTKEVVDREQRLALAASNTANIGAGVVGVIPANGTLSSDVPTVVHVVLSPIAEAEANNQASGKGGTAALAQAVLSPTLTSAGIVTPVTLTPVTMSQLTQLGIVTTASSPMPRINNVQTNSNEATLTEVNSSEEEGSIAGSSINSESTATTVEQQNEQVEQAEESDRSTPMIGERQSPIGGSHGSTPTFDSYNERSAILMSPEKLSGYIMNPVSEIQKKQSNLDARGRRSTSLPCPPANMLRDDRSNSLPHSPGVPAINKHVNPVIGGLNSLNLDGRQRTGSVGRDLTRTRIHEPHRRISSPASTNSNILAANNVTRQNLPDDNRGEVYV